The following proteins are encoded in a genomic region of Oncorhynchus masou masou isolate Uvic2021 chromosome 19, UVic_Omas_1.1, whole genome shotgun sequence:
- the LOC135505653 gene encoding protein ripply2-like, translating into MKNIISHCGLTGAITGGNSVQQPANLWRPWDAKAGRECRAATHMPYTKTIGGFPYIKHCKSPQITHPVKLFWPKSRCFDYLYQDAEMLLRNYPVQATICLYEDSSSDDDEDDSDDDEEEDSVKELNLKKALSLQLKKH; encoded by the exons ATGAAGAATATCATCTCACATTGTGGATTAACTGGCGCAATCACCGGAGGAAACTCTGTTCAACAGCCCGCTAATTTGTGGAGACCTTGGGATGCCAAAGCAGGCAGAGAATGCAGGGCCGCGACACACATG CCTTACACAAAGACCATTGGAGGATTTCCATACATCAAACACTGCAAGAGTCCTCAGATCACTCACCCAGTAAA GTTGTTCTGGCCCAAATCGAGATGCTTCGATTATCTGTACCAGGATGCAGAGATGCTTCTACGCAACTACCCAGTCCAAGCAACCATCTGCCTCTACGAAGACTCGAgcagtgatgatgatgaggacGATAGTGATGATGACGAGGAAGAAGACAGCGTGAAGGAGCTGAATTTAAAAAAAGCCCTTTCTCTCCAATTGAAAAAACACTGA